A window of Massilia sp. NR 4-1 genomic DNA:
CTGAGCCTCGAACCGGTCGTTCTTCCGTCGCCGCTACGACCGTCATGACGCGCCGTCATTTCGACTATGCTCCGGCATGGCGCCGGGGTGAGTGAAAAGATAAGGGTTGAAGGCGCGCCCCGTCCTGCATGTACTTTTATAACTGCCATATGCGCGGACATATACATAACGGGGCCATAAATATGCGAATCTCCATACGACACATATAAAAGCGCCAATGAGCGCAAGAGGAGACATGCCATGTCGCGGTTGCCGGAACATCTGGATCTGCATCTGATCCGCATTCTGTATTTGCTGTTGTGTGAAAAGAACGTCTCGCGCGTGGCGCTGAAGCTGAACCAGCCGCAGCCCTCGATCTCGGCCTCGCTGCGCCGCCTGCGCGAGCTGACCGGCGATCCCCTGCTGGTGCGCGGCGGGCGCGGCATGGTGCCGACCCAGCATGGCGAAAGCCTGCTGAAACCCGCCAAGCGCATCCTCGACGAGACCGAAAACCTGTTCATGCCGAAAACGGCCTTCGTGCCGCTGGAGGAAGCGCGCACCTTCCACATCGCCGCGCCGGACTATATGAACACCCAGTTCTTCACCGAGGTGATCGCCCGCCTGCGCCGCGAATCGCCGCGCAGCCGCATGGTGATCCATGCGCTGGGGCCGGAGTCCGACTATGTGCGCCTGCTGTCGGACGGCGAACTCGATCTGGTGGTCGCCAACTGGGACGAGCCGCCCGCCCACCTGCATATCTCCAAGCTGTTCGACGATCCCATCGTCTGCCTGATGCGCGCCAACACGGCCTATGCGCGCCGCACCAACAAGGACGGCATGACGGTCGAGGACTATCTCTCCCTGCCCCATGCGGCGCCGACCCAGATCCTGCCCGGCTACCACGGCAACATCGACGCCTTCCTCGAACAGCAGAATATGGAACGCAATGTGGTGGTCGAATCGGCCCACTTCCGCATGCTGCCGTATATGGTGGCGCAGACCGACCTGGTGCTGACGGCGGGCCAGCAGTTCGCCAGCTATTACGAAAACACGCTGGGCCTCAAATCCTACAAGGTGCCGGTCAAGTTCCCGCCGCTGCGCTTCTACCAGCTGTGGCACGAGCGCTCGCACCAGGCCACCGAACACAAATGGCTGCGCGCCCAGGTCGCGGCCGCGGCCAAGCTGCTGTCGAAGTGATGTTGTTTTTCGCGCTGCGCGCAGCATCCTCCGTGCTGCAGCTGTTCCCCCTGTTTTCCCCTGTTTTCCCCTATTGCGCAGGGCGCGGCGGGCGGATATAGCGGCAAGCCGATAGCAGGTATTCGGCTGGCGATACAAGCAAGACTGTTATTTGCACGACATTAGATACGCTGCGGCCCTTTCCGCACAACGCCAATTTTTCGGCCGGCACAGACCGGCGAGTTTTCCGGCGTCAAAAAACCATAAACAGAGACACGCGACATGAACTTCCTTGAAAACTTCTTCAAGCTGAGTGCTAACGGCACCACCGTGCGCACCGAGCTTCTGGCTGGCCTCACCACCTTCCTGACGATGGCCTACATCATCTTCGTCAATCCCTCTATCCTGGGCGATGCCGGCATGCCCAAGGACGCGGTCTTCGTCGCCACCTGCGTGGCGGCGGCGGTGGGCACCCTCATCATGGGCCTGTATGCGAATTATCCGATCGGCCTGGCGCCGAGCATGGGCCTGAACGCCTACTTCGCCTACGGCGTGGTGAAAGGGATGGGCTTCAGCTGGGAAGCGGCGCTGGGGGCGGTATTCATTTCCGGCTGCCTGTTCCTCGTGGTCAGCCTGTTCAAGATCCGTGAACTCATCATCAACAGCATTCCGCCCTCGCTGCGCATCGCCATCCCGGCCGGCATCGGCCTGTTCCTGGCGCTGATCTCGCTGAAGAACGCGGGCATCGTGGTGGCCAACCCCGCCACCTTCGTCACCATGGGCGACCTGCATTCACCCGCGCCGGTGCTGGCCATTCTCGGCTTCCTCATCATCGTGGCGCTGGACCGGCTGCGCGTGCCGGGAGCCCTGCTGATCGGCATCCTGTCGGTGACGGTGCTGAGCTTTTTCTTCGGCGGCAACCACTTCAACGGCATCGTCTCCGCCCCGCCCTCGCTGGCGCCGACCGTGATGAAGCTGGACCTGATGGGCGCCATCGCCCATGGCCTGATCAATGTGGTGCTGGTGTTCTTCCTGGTTGAACTGTTCGACGCCACCGGCACCCTGATCGGCGTGGCGCAGCGCGCCGGCCTGCTCAAGAACGGCAAGATGGACCGCATGAACCGCGCCCTGCTGGCCGACAGCGGCGCCATCGTCGTCGGTTCCGTGCTCGGCACCTCCAGCACCACCGCCTACATCGAAAGCGCGGCCGGCGTGCAGGAAGGCGGCCGCACCGGCCTGACCGCCGTCGCCATCGCCGTGCTGTTCCTGCTCTGCCTCTTCATCGCGCCGCTGGCTGGCGTGGTGCCGGCCTACGCCACCGCGCCGGCCCTGTTCTTCGTGGCCTGCCTGATGCTGCGCGAACTGGCCGAGATCAACTGGCATGAAACCACCGAATGCGTGCCCGCCGTGGTCACGGCCCTGGTCATGCCCTTCACCTATTCGATCGCCAACGGCCTGGCGCTGGGCTTCATCAGCTATGCCGTACTCAAACTCCTGACCGGCCAGCACCGCCAGGTCAGCACCGTGATCTGGGGGATCGCCGGCGTCTTCCTGTTCAAAACCATTTACCTGCCCGGCTGATTCTGGAGAAGTACGATGTCCGAACCGATTCGTTTCTACTACCAGGGCAAGGTGCGCGAAGCCAGCGCCCTGGCGCCCACGCGCACCGTCCTGCAGCATCTGCGCGAAGACTTGCATTGCACCGGCACCAAGGAAGGCTGCGCCGAGGGCGACTGCGGCGCCTGCACCGTGGTGATCGGCACGCTGAAGGATGGCGGCCTTGAACTGAAGAGCGTCAACTCCTGCATACAGTTCCTGCCCACGCTGGACGGCAAAGCCCTGTTCACCGTGGAAGACCTGAAACAGGAAGACGGCCGCCTGCATCCGGTGCAGCAAGCCCTGGTGGAATGCCACGGATCGCAATGCGGCTTCTGTACGCCGGGCTTCGCCATGTCGCTATGGAGCCTGTACCTGAAGCAGGAAAACGCCGCCGAACCGCCCTGCCGCAAGCAGATCGACGAAACCCTGTCCGGCAATCTATGCCGCTGCACAGGCTACCGCCCCATCATCGACGCGGCCCAGCGCATGGGCGAACTGCCGCATGCGGCCTTCGACCGCGCCGCCGTGCAGGCCGCGCTGGAGAGCCTGCAAAGGGAGCGCATGTTCAACTATACCCACGACGGCCAGACCTTCCACGCGCCGCGCACCCTGGACGAACTGGCGGCCCTGCGCGCCGCCAAGCCCAACGCCACCATCCTCTCCGGCTCCACCGATGTGGGCCTGTGGGTGACAAAGCAGATGCGCAATCTGGGCGACGTGATCTATGTGCGCCAGGTTCCCGAGCTGCTGCGCATGCGCACTTATGGCGGCATCCTCGAAATCGGCGCCGCCGTCTCGCTGGACGATGCCTACCGCGCCATCTGCGAGCACTATCCGCAGGAATTGACGGAACTGTGGCAACGCTTTGCTTCCCAGCCCATCCGCAATACCGGCACCCTGGGCGGCAGCGTCGCCAACGGCTCGCCCATCGGCGATTCGGCGCCGTGGATGATTGCGCTCGGCGCGCGCATCGTGCTGCGCAGCACCGAAGGCCAGCGCACCATGCCGCTGCAGGACTTCTACCTCGACTATATGAAGAAGGACTGGCAGCCCGGCGAGTTCGTGGAAGTCGTGCGCATCCCCCTGCCCCACACCGGCCTGCAGTTCCGCACCTACAAGCTGGCCAAGCGCTACGACCAGGATATATCCGCCGTCTGCGCCGCTTTCGCCATGACCTTGGACAAGGCCGGCGTCGCGCGCAATGTGCATATCGCTTTCGGCGGCATGGCCGCCACCTCGCGCCGCGCGCCGCTGGCCGAAGCCGCGCTGGAAGGCCGGCCCTGGAACGAGAACGCCCTGAACGCCGCCATGGCCGCCATGGCCCAGGATTACAGCCCGCTCAGCGATATGCGCGCCAGCGCGCGCTACCGCATGCGCACCGCGCAAAACCTGCTGCGCCGCTTCTGGCTTGAGACGCGTCCGGAGCAGCCTTTGCCCGCCGCCGAAATCAATGCTTTCGCCTACTCAGATAACTACGCACTCGCATGAACAGCAAAACCGAAGCATTCCTGACGCCGGAATCGGTCAAGGCATGGGCCGAAGTCGGCCTTTCGCATCCGCACGAATCGGCCATCCTGCACGTCCTGGGCGAGGCCACCTATACCGACGATATTCCCGAAGCCCAGGGTACGCTGCACGCGGCCTTGGGTCTGTCGGCCAAGGCGCATGCGCGCATCGCCGCGTTGAACCTGGCGCCGGTGCTGGCCGCGCCGGGCGTGGTGGCGGCCTATATCTGGCGCGACATCCCCGGTACCAACGACTGCGGCCCCATCATCCACGACGATCCGATACTGGCCGAGGAAAAGGTCGAATACGTGGGCCAGCCCATCTTCGTCGTGGTGGCCGATTCGCACGACAATGCCCGCCGCGCCGCGCGCAAGGCCGAGGTGCAGTATGAGGAGCTGCCCGCCATCCTGACGCCGGAGGCGGCGCGCGATGCGCAATCCTTCGTGGTGCCGCCCATGCGCCTGAGGCGCGGCGAGGCGCAGCAGGCGCTGGAAGCCTCGCCGCACCGCGTAAAAGGCAAGCTGCATGTGGGCGGACAGGAACAGTTCTACCTCGAAGGCCAGATTTCCTATGCCATTCCCAAGGAAGGCGACGGCATGCTGGTGCTGTGCTCCACCCAGCACCCGACCGAAATGCAGCATGTGGTGGCACACGCCCTGCACCGCCCATCGCACGCCATCGTGGTCGAATGCCGGCGCATGGGCGGCGGCTTTGGCGGCAAGGAATCGCAATCGGCGCTGTGGGCCGCCTGCGCCGCCATCAGCGCTGCCAAGCTGAAACGTCCCGTCAAGCTGCGCGCCGACCGGGACGACGATATGATGGTGACGGGCAAACGCCACTGCTTCTACTACGAATACGAGATCGGCCACGACGCCGACGGCCGCATCACCGCCGCCAAGGTCGAGATGGTGTCGCGCGCCGGTTTCTCGGCCGACCTCTCGGCGCCGGTCGCCACGCGCGCCATCTGCCACTTCGACAATACCTACTACCTGAGCGACGTCGATATCCGCGCCATGGCGGGCAAGACCAACACCCAGTCGAATACCGCCTTCCGCGGTTTCGGCGGCCCGCAAGGCGCGATCGCGATCGAATACATCGTCGATGAAATCGCGCGCAATCTAGGCAAGGATGCGCTGGATGTCCGCAAGATCAACTTCTACGGCCGCAACGACGAGGAAGGCCGCAACGTCACGCAATACGGCCAGAAGGTGGTCGACAACGTGATCCACGAGCTGGTGGCCCAGCTGGAGCATGACAGCGCCTACCGCGCCCGCCGCGCCGCCATCGACGAATTCAATGCGCGCAGCGCGGTGCTGAAGAAAGGCCTGGCGCTGACCCCGGTGAAGTTCGGCATCGCCTTCAACGTGACCCACTTCAACCAGGCCGGTGCGCTGGTCCACATCTACACGGACGGTTCGGTGCTGGTCAACCACGGCGGCACCGAGATGGGCCAGGGGATCAACACCAAGGTCTGCCAGGTGGTGGCGCATGAACTGGGCATTCCGCTGCACCGCGTGCGCATCAGCGCCACCGATACAAGCAAGGTCGCGAATACCTCGGCCACCGCCGCCTCCACCGGCGCGGACCTGAACGGCAAGGCGGCGCAGGACGCGGCCCACACCCTGCGCCAGCGCCTCGCCAACTTCGCCGCCACGCAATTCGGCTGCGAACCGGCCGGGGTGCAGTTCGCCGATGGCGTGGTGTACGGCGGCCCAGGCGCGGCCATGTCCTTCGCCGACCTGGTGCAGAAGGCATATCTGGCGCGCATCCAGCTCTGGTCGGACGGCTTCTACGCCACGCCGGGCCTGAGCTGGGATCCGAAAACCATGAGCGGCAATCCCTTCGGCTATTTCGCCTATGGCGCTTCGGCGTCGGAAGTGATCGTCGATACGCTGACGGGGGAATGGAAGCTGCTGGAAGCGAACGCGCTTTACGATGCGGGCAATTCGCTGAACCCGGCCATCGATATCGGCCAGGTGGAAGGCGCCTTCATCCAGGGCATGGGCTGGCTGACGACGGAGGAGCTGTGGTGGAACGCGGGCGGCAAGCTGATGACGCATGCACCATCGACCTACAAGATACCCGCCGTGTCGGACTGCCCGCGCAATCTGGACGTGAAGCTGTTCAAGAACCGCAACAGCTTCGACAGCATCCACCGCTCCAAGGCGGTGGGCGAACCGCCGCTGCTGCTGCCCTTCTCGGTGTTTCTGGCGATCCGCGACGCGGTGTCGGCGGTGGGCGGGCACCGCCACAATCCGCCGCTGCGCGCTCCGGCCACCTGCGAAGCCATTCTCGACGCCATCGACGCGGTGCGTACCGCCGGCTAAAAAACGGGGACGCAAAGTCCCCGTTGATTCCTGCCGAAGAGCAGGAATACTGCGTCTCCGCCATCCGCGCTCCCGCGCCTTATTCGAACTGCTTCTTGAACTGCTCGAACTGCGCGGCAAGGTCGGCGAAATCGGCGCGCAGCTGCTGGACTTCCTGCTCCAGCTGGGCCACGCGGTCGTTGCGCGAGCCACTGCTGACGCTTCCCGCGTAGCCGGCGGCGGTTTCCTCGCGCGCCAGCACTTCTTCGCCGCCCAGCAGCTGGCCGTAGCGCGGCTCCTTGGTGCCGGGCGCCAGCGCCAGCTTGGCCACCAGCGGCGGATATTTGTCGATCAGGAATTGCAGCGCGGTTTCCACCTCGGCCACGCTTTTGAATTCGTGCATGCGGCCGCTGCGCGTGCGGATTTCGCCCGCCGTCTGCAAGCCGCGCAGCATCAGCATCGTGAGGACGGCAACCTTGTCCTGTTCCAGCGACCACTTGATGCGCATGCGGTGCTCGTACTTGCTGACGCGCGCGCCGGCCTGGCTGATCTGGTTCACCAGGCGGCGTTCGATCAGGCGCTGCAGCACGTCGGACACGGTGTCTTCCGACAGCTGCATCACCGGATCGCGGCTGGAAAGCTGGTTGCAGCCATTGGTGATGGCGTTCAGCGACATCGGGTAGTTATCCGGCGTCAGTGCTTCCTTTTCGGCCAGCACCGCCAGCACGCGGATTTCAAACGGGTCCAGGGTATCGGCGTTGTCCGCCGCGGCTTCCATGCTCATGCTTTTCCTTTATTCGACAAGCTTGTTCAATTGCGCCGGGTCGAAGTTATCGCACTCGGCAATCTTGGGGCAATCCAGCCCCGCCGCTTTCAATACCGCCATGATGCGCTCAATCTGCTGCTCCTGCGCGTCGGCATGGCTGATCAGGCCGAGCAAGGCCTTGGACAGGGGATCGTCGCCGTTCGGCGTCACGCCATAGGCCGAGAACAGGCGCGAGGTCGCGGAGCCATAGCCCTGCTGGTCCTTCTGCACGATATGGGCCGGATTGCCGACCGCCGTCGCCCCCGCAGGCACAGCTTTCAGCAGCACGGCGTTGGAGCCGACCTTGGCATACTCGCCAATGGTAAAGCCGCCCAGCACCTTGGCCCCGGCGCCGACGATGACGCCGCGTTCCAGCGTCGGATGGCGCTTGGCGCCCGCGTGCAGCGAAGTGCCGCCCAGCGTCACGCCCTGGTAGATGGTGCAATCGTCCCCCACCTCGGCCGTTTCGCCGATCACCACGCCGAAACCGTGATCGATGAAGACGCGGTTGCCGATCTTCGCGCCGGGGTGGATCTCGATGCCGGTGACAATGCGCGCCAGATAGGAAATGAAGCGGCCCGGCCATTTCAGGCCGTGGGTCCAGCACCAGTGCGCCGAGCGGTGCGCGGCGATGGCTTGCAGGCCGGGATAACAGGTCAGCACCTCCCAGCCGTTGCGGGCTGCGGGATCGCGTTCAATGATGCTGCTGATGTCCTGGCGTAGTTGGCGAAACATGAAAGGGAAACAGAAAATACGCGGTGAATGCGGATACGCTCATGGTAGCGCATCCGCCGGGGGAGTGCTGGAGGGGAAACTCGACTACAGCCGCGCTCAGCCCTCTTTGGCGATGCGCTGGCGGCGCGCTTCGTACAGGCAGACGCCGGAAGCGACCGACACGTTCAGGCTTTCCACCGAGCCGAACATCGGGATGCTGACCAGCATATCGCAAGTTTCGCGCGTCAGGCGGCGCATGCCCTCGCCTTCGGAACCCATGACCAGCGCGGTCGGACCGGTGAAGTCGGCTTCGTACAGGCCTTTCTCGCCATCGTCGGAGGTACCGATCAGCCAGATGTCGCGCTCTTTCAGTTCGCGCAGGGTGCGCGCCAGATTGGTCACGGTGATGTAAGGCACGGTCTCGGCGGCGCCGCTGGCGACCTTGGCGGCGGTGGCGTTCAAGCCCACGGCACGGTCCTTCGGCACGATCACGGCATGCGCGCCGACGCCGTCGGCCACGCGCAGGCAGGCGCCCAGATTGTGCGGATCGGTGATGCCGTCCAGGACCAGCAGCAGCGGCGGGCCGTCGATGGCGTCCAGCAGCTCATCCAGATTGCGCGCCAGCGCCAGCTGGGAAGCAAAGGCGATCACGCCCTGGTGGCGGCGGGTGCCGACGATCTTGTCGAGACGGGCCGAATCGACCGGCATCACGCGCACGCCGAGGCCTTTGGCGGTGCCGATCAGGTCCTGCATGCGGCGGTCGCTGCGGCTGGCGTCGACGAAAATCTCTTCCACCGAAGAGGCTTCGTGGCGCAGGCGGGAGGTCACGGCGTGGAAGCCGAAAATCATTTTGTTCTTGGACATTTACTTCTCTTTTACTAAAGGGAATGGCCCGAGGCATGCACCGCGGGCCATCAAATCAATACAGCTATCGCTCAGCGGTCAGCGCTTTTTCTTTTTCGCCGCAGCCTTGCGCGAGGTTGTGGTCTTGGCGCGCTTGGCCGGTTTCGGCGCGGCCTTGGCGCCCGGCTTGCTCTTGCTGGCCGGCGCACTGACAGCGCCACCCGCACCCGCGCCGGCCTTGGACGGATAGCGCGGCGTGATGCTTGGGCCAGGTTTCACATTGGTGCGCGAAGCGGGCTTGCGCGAACGGCCTGCCGGCACGTCCCCGGCATCGTCGAAATCGTCGTAAGCGGCTTTACCACGGCCTTTCTTCGGCGCCGGAATGCCGACCATTTCACTGTCGGCCAGGCGCAGGTCGATCTTGCGCGACTCCAGGTCCACGCGCACCACCTGCACATTGACGCGGTCGGTCAGCTGATAGCGTTTGCCGGTGCGTTCGCCGCGCAGCTCATGGCGCGCATCGTCGTACTGGAAGAAATCGGCGCCCAGGTCGGTGACGTGCACCAGGCCTTCGACGAACAGCTGGTCGAGCTGGACGAAGATGCCGAAGGTGGTCACGCCGGTGATGATGCCGCTGAACTCTTCGCCCAGCTTGTCCTGCATGAAGTAGCACTTCAGCCAGGCTTCCACATCGCGCGACGCTTCGTCGGCGCGGCGCTCGTTGGCCGAGCAGTGGATGCCCAGCGCATCCCAGATGGTCGGGTCGGCTTTTTTCTGCTTGCCTTCCTGCTTGTCCTTCAGCTGCTGCTTGCGCGTGGCGTTGGAGACATTGGTGTTCAGCACACTGGTGTCGCCCACTTTCGGCTCGTACTTCTTGCCGGCCAGGATGGCCTTGATGGCGCGGTGCGTCAGCAGGTCGGGATAGCGGCGGATCGGGCTGGTGAAGTGGGCATACGCCTCATAGGCCAGGCCGAAGTGGCCGATATTGTCCGGGCTGTAGACCGCCTGCTGCATGGAGCGCAGCAGCATGGTTTGCAGCAGGGACGCGTCGGGACGCTCCTTGACCTTCTTCATCAGCTCCGCGTAATCGGCAGCCGCCGGCGTGTCGCCGCCGCCCAGATGCAGGCCCACCTGTTTCAGGAAGCTGCGCACCTGCGTCAGTTTTTCCTTGGTCGGGCCGGCGTGGATGCGGTAAGTGCCGGGGTGCTTATGGCGCAGCAGCAGGTCGGCCGCGCACACGTTGGCGGCCAGCATGCACTCTTCGATCAGCTTGTGCGCATCGTTGCGGGTGCGCGGGATGATCTTCTCGATCTTGCCGGCCGGGTTGCAGACGATATAGGTTTCGGTGGTTTCGAAGTCGATCGCGCCGCGCTCCAGGCGGGCTTTCAGCAGGGCGTGATAAACGTCGTACAGGTTCTGCAGATGCGGCACGATGGCCGGGCGGCGCGCCGCTTCCGGGCCCTTGGTATTGCCAAGAATGGCCGCCACTTCGGTATAGGTCAGACGCGCGGCCGAGTGGATCACGGCCGGATAGAACTGATAGGCCTTGATGTCGCCGGCGGCGGTGATCACCGCGTCGCACACCAGGGTCAGACGGTCCACCGCCGGGTTCAGCGAGCACAGGCCGTTGGACAGCTTCTCCGGCAGCATGGGGATCACGCGGCGCGGGAAGTAGACCGAGGTGCTGCGTTCCAGCGCATCGCCGTCGAGGGAATCGTTCGGCTTCACATAATGGCTGACGTCGGCGATCGCCACGATCAGGCGGAAGGCATTGCTGCGGCCGATCTTGACCGGTTCGCAGTACACGGCATCGTCGAAGTCGCGCGCATCTTCGCCGTCGATGGTCACCAGCGGCACGTCGCGCAGGTCGACGCGCTCGCCCCAGTCGGCTTCATGCACGACGTCGGGCAGCTTGGCGGCCTGCTTCAGCGCGGCCGGCGAGAAGATATGCGGCACGCCGAATTTGCGCACGGCGATTTCGATCTCCATGCCGGGATCGTCCATATCGCCCAGCACTTCAACGATCTTGCCGACCGGCTGCTTGAAGCGGCCCGGCTGTTCGGTCAGCTCCAGGCTGACGATCTGGCCGGACTTGGCCTTGCCGGGCGAACCTTCAAGCAAGATGTCCTGGCCAATACGTTTGTCTTCGGGCGCAACGATCCAGACGCCATTGTCTTTCAACAGGCGGCCGATGATATGGGTGTTGCCGCGCTGGACCACTTCGACAATGGTGCCTTCCGGACGGCCGCGGCGGTCATGGCCGGTGACGCGCGCCATGACGCGGTCGCCATGCAGGACCTTCTGCATTTCGCGCTCGGACAAGAACAGGTCTTCGCCCGGTTCGTCCGGGATCACGAAGCCGAAGCCGTCGCGGTGGCTGCTGACGCGGCCGGAAATGAATTCGGAATGGTCGGCTAATACATAGAAGCCGGATGCGTCGGACTGAATCTGGCCGTCGCGCTCCATGGCATTCAGCCGGCGCGTTAATACAGCCTGGGAATCGGGTTTCACTTTCAGCGACAGCGCAAGAGTACGCAGGTCGAGGGGCGCC
This region includes:
- a CDS encoding YceH family protein → MSMEAAADNADTLDPFEIRVLAVLAEKEALTPDNYPMSLNAITNGCNQLSSRDPVMQLSEDTVSDVLQRLIERRLVNQISQAGARVSKYEHRMRIKWSLEQDKVAVLTMLMLRGLQTAGEIRTRSGRMHEFKSVAEVETALQFLIDKYPPLVAKLALAPGTKEPRYGQLLGGEEVLAREETAAGYAGSVSSGSRNDRVAQLEQEVQQLRADFADLAAQFEQFKKQFE
- the rlmB gene encoding 23S rRNA (guanosine(2251)-2'-O)-methyltransferase RlmB, which codes for MIFGFHAVTSRLRHEASSVEEIFVDASRSDRRMQDLIGTAKGLGVRVMPVDSARLDKIVGTRRHQGVIAFASQLALARNLDELLDAIDGPPLLLVLDGITDPHNLGACLRVADGVGAHAVIVPKDRAVGLNATAAKVASGAAETVPYITVTNLARTLRELKERDIWLIGTSDDGEKGLYEADFTGPTALVMGSEGEGMRRLTRETCDMLVSIPMFGSVESLNVSVASGVCLYEARRQRIAKEG
- a CDS encoding NCS2 family permease → MNFLENFFKLSANGTTVRTELLAGLTTFLTMAYIIFVNPSILGDAGMPKDAVFVATCVAAAVGTLIMGLYANYPIGLAPSMGLNAYFAYGVVKGMGFSWEAALGAVFISGCLFLVVSLFKIRELIINSIPPSLRIAIPAGIGLFLALISLKNAGIVVANPATFVTMGDLHSPAPVLAILGFLIIVALDRLRVPGALLIGILSVTVLSFFFGGNHFNGIVSAPPSLAPTVMKLDLMGAIAHGLINVVLVFFLVELFDATGTLIGVAQRAGLLKNGKMDRMNRALLADSGAIVVGSVLGTSSTTAYIESAAGVQEGGRTGLTAVAIAVLFLLCLFIAPLAGVVPAYATAPALFFVACLMLRELAEINWHETTECVPAVVTALVMPFTYSIANGLALGFISYAVLKLLTGQHRQVSTVIWGIAGVFLFKTIYLPG
- the xdhA gene encoding xanthine dehydrogenase small subunit yields the protein MSEPIRFYYQGKVREASALAPTRTVLQHLREDLHCTGTKEGCAEGDCGACTVVIGTLKDGGLELKSVNSCIQFLPTLDGKALFTVEDLKQEDGRLHPVQQALVECHGSQCGFCTPGFAMSLWSLYLKQENAAEPPCRKQIDETLSGNLCRCTGYRPIIDAAQRMGELPHAAFDRAAVQAALESLQRERMFNYTHDGQTFHAPRTLDELAALRAAKPNATILSGSTDVGLWVTKQMRNLGDVIYVRQVPELLRMRTYGGILEIGAAVSLDDAYRAICEHYPQELTELWQRFASQPIRNTGTLGGSVANGSPIGDSAPWMIALGARIVLRSTEGQRTMPLQDFYLDYMKKDWQPGEFVEVVRIPLPHTGLQFRTYKLAKRYDQDISAVCAAFAMTLDKAGVARNVHIAFGGMAATSRRAPLAEAALEGRPWNENALNAAMAAMAQDYSPLSDMRASARYRMRTAQNLLRRFWLETRPEQPLPAAEINAFAYSDNYALA
- the rnr gene encoding ribonuclease R — encoded protein: MNQSTHTIPSREDILGIFRSAKAPLDLRTLALSLKVKPDSQAVLTRRLNAMERDGQIQSDASGFYVLADHSEFISGRVSSHRDGFGFVIPDEPGEDLFLSEREMQKVLHGDRVMARVTGHDRRGRPEGTIVEVVQRGNTHIIGRLLKDNGVWIVAPEDKRIGQDILLEGSPGKAKSGQIVSLELTEQPGRFKQPVGKIVEVLGDMDDPGMEIEIAVRKFGVPHIFSPAALKQAAKLPDVVHEADWGERVDLRDVPLVTIDGEDARDFDDAVYCEPVKIGRSNAFRLIVAIADVSHYVKPNDSLDGDALERSTSVYFPRRVIPMLPEKLSNGLCSLNPAVDRLTLVCDAVITAAGDIKAYQFYPAVIHSAARLTYTEVAAILGNTKGPEAARRPAIVPHLQNLYDVYHALLKARLERGAIDFETTETYIVCNPAGKIEKIIPRTRNDAHKLIEECMLAANVCAADLLLRHKHPGTYRIHAGPTKEKLTQVRSFLKQVGLHLGGGDTPAAADYAELMKKVKERPDASLLQTMLLRSMQQAVYSPDNIGHFGLAYEAYAHFTSPIRRYPDLLTHRAIKAILAGKKYEPKVGDTSVLNTNVSNATRKQQLKDKQEGKQKKADPTIWDALGIHCSANERRADEASRDVEAWLKCYFMQDKLGEEFSGIITGVTTFGIFVQLDQLFVEGLVHVTDLGADFFQYDDARHELRGERTGKRYQLTDRVNVQVVRVDLESRKIDLRLADSEMVGIPAPKKGRGKAAYDDFDDAGDVPAGRSRKPASRTNVKPGPSITPRYPSKAGAGAGGAVSAPASKSKPGAKAAPKPAKRAKTTTSRKAAAKKKKR
- the cysE gene encoding serine O-acetyltransferase, with translation MFRQLRQDISSIIERDPAARNGWEVLTCYPGLQAIAAHRSAHWCWTHGLKWPGRFISYLARIVTGIEIHPGAKIGNRVFIDHGFGVVIGETAEVGDDCTIYQGVTLGGTSLHAGAKRHPTLERGVIVGAGAKVLGGFTIGEYAKVGSNAVLLKAVPAGATAVGNPAHIVQKDQQGYGSATSRLFSAYGVTPNGDDPLSKALLGLISHADAQEQQIERIMAVLKAAGLDCPKIAECDNFDPAQLNKLVE
- the xdhB gene encoding xanthine dehydrogenase molybdopterin binding subunit; amino-acid sequence: MNSKTEAFLTPESVKAWAEVGLSHPHESAILHVLGEATYTDDIPEAQGTLHAALGLSAKAHARIAALNLAPVLAAPGVVAAYIWRDIPGTNDCGPIIHDDPILAEEKVEYVGQPIFVVVADSHDNARRAARKAEVQYEELPAILTPEAARDAQSFVVPPMRLRRGEAQQALEASPHRVKGKLHVGGQEQFYLEGQISYAIPKEGDGMLVLCSTQHPTEMQHVVAHALHRPSHAIVVECRRMGGGFGGKESQSALWAACAAISAAKLKRPVKLRADRDDDMMVTGKRHCFYYEYEIGHDADGRITAAKVEMVSRAGFSADLSAPVATRAICHFDNTYYLSDVDIRAMAGKTNTQSNTAFRGFGGPQGAIAIEYIVDEIARNLGKDALDVRKINFYGRNDEEGRNVTQYGQKVVDNVIHELVAQLEHDSAYRARRAAIDEFNARSAVLKKGLALTPVKFGIAFNVTHFNQAGALVHIYTDGSVLVNHGGTEMGQGINTKVCQVVAHELGIPLHRVRISATDTSKVANTSATAASTGADLNGKAAQDAAHTLRQRLANFAATQFGCEPAGVQFADGVVYGGPGAAMSFADLVQKAYLARIQLWSDGFYATPGLSWDPKTMSGNPFGYFAYGASASEVIVDTLTGEWKLLEANALYDAGNSLNPAIDIGQVEGAFIQGMGWLTTEELWWNAGGKLMTHAPSTYKIPAVSDCPRNLDVKLFKNRNSFDSIHRSKAVGEPPLLLPFSVFLAIRDAVSAVGGHRHNPPLRAPATCEAILDAIDAVRTAG
- a CDS encoding LysR family transcriptional regulator, which codes for MSRLPEHLDLHLIRILYLLLCEKNVSRVALKLNQPQPSISASLRRLRELTGDPLLVRGGRGMVPTQHGESLLKPAKRILDETENLFMPKTAFVPLEEARTFHIAAPDYMNTQFFTEVIARLRRESPRSRMVIHALGPESDYVRLLSDGELDLVVANWDEPPAHLHISKLFDDPIVCLMRANTAYARRTNKDGMTVEDYLSLPHAAPTQILPGYHGNIDAFLEQQNMERNVVVESAHFRMLPYMVAQTDLVLTAGQQFASYYENTLGLKSYKVPVKFPPLRFYQLWHERSHQATEHKWLRAQVAAAAKLLSK